The sequence CAGTTAGTCAGCAGAGGtcaaaaaaaacacatttctTACCCCAGATGGTCAAAAAAGCACTTTGCGGCGACTTCCCTCCACGCAGACACAcccttcaattcaattccttccACTCTACCAACTACATCACTtgaagatttttatttaatgagtccTTGAcagcatgcatgcatgtatgTACGTGCGCATGTACATGTTCCGACCAATTCAGAGCAAGTTCTGCTTTGAAAGTTTTGCGGATGTACAAATATAGTTAAGCAGAAACAACTCTCTCATGAGCAAAGCTAGCATCTTTCGAATGGGAACAAAGCTACACAATTCTGAATATACGCCTGAAGTCTCcactttttaatcaaattttaattaattaattaagttcCAATTTCCAACTAAGTCATTCAATGGGTACAGTTGGCGAAAATGGGTCCCAGAAGCTGACATGAAAATCAAGGCTCTCGGGCGTGGCCGCGACCTATTCATGGTTTGATCCACTTTCATGTTGAATGGATGGAAAGGTTTTCACTTTCGTAAGAAATGGATAAAGACAAGATCATCgttttcacaaaacaaaaatttaattcaaaCAGTCAATTTCTATGGTGCGAcagtttttaaaaacaacGAAGTTTATTCTACAAAAGATAAAGTATATTTTTTGTGCCAACAGGTCCAAGATTAATAAACAAACTAACCACAAATCGCCGTCTAGTCATACTAATAAGAACCTCAATTGAAGTTTTaccaatttcataaaaaatgtAAGCTATATGAATCAAAGACTTAATATCCAGCAACTCAATTAATTAAGAGCATTTAAATTTAAACATGAGATTTTGTGTTAGATTCTCCTCTTCCCAGAGGACACATTGGGACACATTGGGACAAATTCTACTTCAGTTTGGATGGAAAAgaatcctttgtatcccaaagcAAACATAGCCTGGCCTACATCTGGCACACCTAAAATTATAGTAGCAAAACCAACCATGAACAATAATTATGATATCTTACAGCTTCTCCAATTCCAGTTTCTGAATTCAGTATCCTTCCTTTCCTAGTGCCTTCAATAGTGAGTTTGACCTAATTACCTTTGAGAGGGCAATCCCAAAGCTAATAGAATGTTATGAATCCTATGAAACAATTCAATTGGGTATCTCTTTAAAGTTGTATCGAGGCATTTTCAGATAACATCCATTAAACATGAAAGGCCGAAGATgacatatttaaaaaaatatatattaaaaaataaaagattaatGGATTTAATGTGGCTGTCGCTACTGTTGGAGTTATGACTATACAATAATACAATGCCACGTATGACAGGACATATTTGTCTGTAGGTTGGCTTCGTTTCTTGAGGGTTCACGCTTCATTCATGGCGTCGAAGACGAAAGACAGAGACTGAAGGGGTAAGATTTTTTGTCAAATGATCAAAACCGCACAATCTCAATTAAGGGGGATGGGAACAAGAAATCTTGACTTTTTAAAACTTAGCCAGTTGGGCTGAGGCGTTTGCATGCGGAACTTTTCAAAGCACGATTTAATGACATTGGCTTGTTTGATACAAGAAGCTTCACCAAATAAAATCTGATCACATGtaaacaaagaacaaatggGATATCAAGGAGAGAGAATGATTCTCCATTTTTACAATATTGACTTGACTTGGATTGGAAGAACTTAGATGAAGCTACACAGGCATCCCCACTTTTGCACCATTTTCCACAAGTCGGCCAAAAGCTCTCGTCTTGACTATTCAAGTTTTGTAGTTTGATAGGGAGGCTGACAGAAAGTAGCATTTGATGCACCAGAACTGTTGCTGCAAACCGGGTTCCCGAAAAGTCTGCAACGTGTAAAAGTGGCAACCAAGAGTGATGGTGAGGGGAAAATACACAATTATCATAGGAAATCAAGATCAAGGCCCATCAACTGTCTCACATTAATGTATTTTTGTATTCATAACCCAGACTTATTCTGCAGATCAACAAGCTGCAGTTGTGGGTTGTGTTATGTTTTCCTATTTAGATCGGTGCACCAAATGCTATGTTACATCAGGTTTTGATTAGAGTTTAAATTAAGTTACACCTTGAGGCTCAACACCTTGTGGAATAAGAAAGGGTTTTGAAGCCTATTAAAGGGGTCTTTTNNNNNNNNNNTTCATAAATTGATGAACTAACAATGTTATCTCATTACATCTTAAGATATACATAAGAAAgtggcaaaaaaaaataaatttacatcTCCTCTTGGTTGGGAATTTGAACACATTAGCAAAATTCGACGACATTTCCTCTTAGAATCGAATTTAAGCTGAAAGTTAGCAATTTCCTCCCCAAGAGAACGCTGCCACTTGAAACAAGACAATCTTCCATCTGTATAAAACGGATCAAAAATGAATATTAGAAGCAAATCATTCAATCAcaatggaaacaaaaacataatattCAATCACAACTGAAACCAATTTCAAAACAGaaaccaattccaaaattcATAACATAAACCAAGACTAAAACAAATTTAGAAAGCAGTACCAGATTCAGAAACCAATACCAAAACAAGTTAATACATATTTACAAGCACTACAAGTATCATAGACATACATTTACATGCACTATAACAAATAGAGTGGATAAATGTAAAACTGCAGTATgatatacatttttttaatagaagaaagaaaaataaattatgatATACATCATTTAAAAGCTGAGGTTTAAGTTTGCTGAGTTATATATACCTCTGAGAAATCTATCTATGATTTCTCCAGTGAAGGACGACCTTCAAGAATCCTATCTTTATACAGATTGTTGGCTTTTCTAAATGACCCAATTATTCATATAGCAAACTTTCACAAGATAGTACCATTGCAAAATTAAAGTTCACATTCATGCACACAATTTCGTACTACTCAATTgcaatataaaaattattataaacatGGGCGAAGTGAATGTGTGTCTTGGCAGgtgaataaaaatataaatcagGAAATCATCAATAGTTCATTTGGCATTGTTCAAACAGTTGAAAAAGCACAGTCtcagagaagaagaatagCAAGACAATGGAACTGGATAAATGCAAGAGCTATCAACAAACCTTCAAGTTTTCCAAGAACCCTTTTCAAGGCACCAACACAACCTTGGCATGATACCAACCTTGAGGACTATAGACTGCACCAAAAACATATTCAAGATTGAATTAcgaaaaatagagaaaatcaAGATCcaattgtttgggcctaaatttggcACACCAAAGAAATCCAGAAACAGGCCCATGGTGAAATTACTTACCCAGCCCCAAAAAAGACCCAAACATGGAAAGCTGTCATTTGGGCTTCAAGGATCAGCCCACGAATGTTGTTTAGGCTTAAACCCAAGAGACTAAAAACACAcccacgtggctacctcacctttgaaaagtcagcaattccaactaGAGTTTTTTATATGAGAAGAGACGTCTCTGAAACActgccaaaaagaaaaaaatcatctATGTTcagggattttttttcttttgctccaAGGCAACACACCATCTTCCAAGGATTTCACAGGTCACGCTTtcaaaagcaagaaacaggaagttgttcagaaaatacaaaaagaaaaaaatcaaaccgCCATAAAATCAGCCCACGCAGACGTTGTCATTGAAATAGAAAGCTGTCAcccaggaaaccagggaagggattgctCTAGGAAGTGACTACTGGGAGCCTATCTATTGATAAAAATCTTTCCTGCTTTACATTTTGGGAGATCTtgttgccgcccattattaaaatttaaaccaCCTCCAAAAGAaggtctcttataaaaacagaagtaggcaagaaagaaaaggacactcaattcatcaatcaaaaaaaacaacaacaagaaaacagCCAAAAGCTCACTTGGATCCCAAGAAAAACCAGCTTTGGACCAGAATCCCAAAGTCCAGACTTAGAGAATAAGTCTTCTAAAATGAgatctctcgttacaaatttggttcagcaaaagccaagacaagcagagtttgagttttcacagacGTGGAGACCTTAGCGAACTCATGAAGAGTCCTGCCcaagcagaacaactctcGTAGTGCAAACCCTAGCTCATCAGACCATCGAGAATAGCCACTTCTGTCCCTTTCAAACTAAGGAAGCTGCAGTTCTGCCCATTCAAAATTCCTCACGAAGCGTGAAGCAAacataaagctctgccaaaatccaactttggCATCGATTTGCAGGTCAGCCGAGCATTTGAAGTCACAAAGCAGTACGGACCGACCCAGAcgcgtccagtccagcccaaaTTGGAACCTTCCATCCAAGCAGAAACGGAGTTCAGGCCATCTTTTAACCTTTCTAGAGTCAGCATGCATATTTATTAtcttgtaaaaggcagttctgcctgagACAGCccaacttctatcaaacatttctggccagaatagCCATTTGATGctgagataaattgtgaaagtcctcaccagtctgaggcaagaaaagaacttacttgggagatattcctcacccaaattcacaatcgtttgtttttagaagtcggtaacttggggcgcaagttatctattctagaagaagtctgctaggattcACGtcgctagcagtggcacgctcgcacaccaaagaaagctgacttgttgaccagcacatggtctccaagccagtggggaacttcgcccttccatcacaggagtgaacgcgaaaacgggtgaacaccAACATATGCCAACTTTACAGTATCAAACTTATGTTAAAATATTGGCATTCTCATAAAACTTACAAACTCCACAGTCAATTTTGGAGATATCCTCCACCTCAAGACATAATCAATTTATGTAGTTCATTCAAAAATCACATCCCAAAACAGAACAAACAAATTCAGATCATTGAACCAAGAGACCATTGAACCAAATAACTATGTTTCTTCAATGTTTTTTGTAAGAATAAAAACCTAACTCAGTAATCGAATTCaataagcaaaagaaaatcttcaaaatcaTTGTAGATTGGACAAGCTTCAAGCATAATATTCCTTAAGACAAACAGAGAAATATTTGTTGCACTATCTCAAAATTTTGGTTCAAAAAGTTCTTGTATAATCCCACTGAAATAACATTATCTACACAAGCTGAAAATATTAATTGTAAACAAAGAGagtaaaattataaattaaaccCACAATTATGTTTCAACAAATTTCTATTTAATCGCACCCAAATTTGACTTGGAGGGACTTGAACTCACATCAAGCaccaaaaatccaaacccaaatGTGTAGGAGAAAAGCCAAGTTGTCTACCTGAGACGCCATCTCTAAGCATGTAGGTTGAAAGAGGTGacagagagtgagagatggaGGTGGAAAGGTCGTCGTCGCCGATGTGGGTTAGGGTTTCTGAGGAGGTGACAATGACTGTCGCCGATATGGgtgcaagagagagagagagagagagagagagagagagagagagagagaagaaatgagAGGAGGGCTGAGTGAGTGAGATCGAGAAATTATGAAAGAGGATTTGAGAGAGTAAACAAAAGTGAAATATGGGCAATAAGCTGTCAATAGGGAGTTTTTATAAGGGGCATTTATGATTGGGTTTCAAAATAAGGATAATAGTGAATAAGTTAGGTGAGCCAGGGGTAAAGCCGCCAATTTcccaagaaaataaagaaattaagagTCAAATCTCCAAGTTGACTAACTTTTTGGCTAttaatgaaaaaggaaaatttccTGCCAACACTCAACCAAATCCAAAAAGGGCTAATTCTTGTGAATCTTCACTCGAGCATGTAAAGTCTGTTATTACTCTTAGAAGTGGTAAAATAATTAACACACTTTCACATAAGGAAGTTGAAAAATCTAAGAGTAATGATAAACTTAACATGTCCAACTTGAATGAATCAAATGAATATCCTTTTCCCCAAGCTTTAAATCCTCCAAAGAAATTGAGtcaaaattctgaaattagATGTCTTTAAAGAGGTCAAAGTGAATATTCCTTTGTTAGCTGCTATTAAACAGATTCCATCCTATGCTAAATTTTTGAAAGATTTGTGCacaatcaaaagaaaacatcaaGTGAAGAAAAAGGCATTTTTAACTGAACATGTGAGTGCATTGTTACAATATAAAATTCCTCCAAAATATAAAGACCCTGGAAGTCCTACTCTTTCGTGTGTAATTggaaataattttattgatcGTGCATTACTTGATTTGGGCTCCATTGTAAATTTATTGCCTTATTCAGTGTACTTGCAGCTAGGTCTTGGTGAGCTTAAACCTACAAGGTAAAATTGCAATTGGCTGATCAATCAGTAAGGACACCGCGATGGATTACTGGTCTAAGTGGacaaattttattatcttgttgattttattgttttggaCACTGCACACGTTTCAAATTCTGATAATCAAATTCCTGTGATTTTAGGACGTCCTTTCTTGACTACGTTTGCTAACATTAATTGCAGATGTGGAGTCATGAAACTTGGTTTTGGAAATATGACTATGAAAGTTAatgtttttaatgtttataaaCAGTCATCTGGGGAGGAAGATGAACCTGAATCTGTGAATTCTATCTCAACTTTATCGCATGATCAATTTGCGAAAAGTAGTGTTGTTTCTTGTTCAGAAAAGTTTCAAATTAATTCTAATGGTTCTAATTTAACAAGAAATTCACAAATGACTGAATTTGTTAGATGACCAGGGTGGAAGAAAGTTGACAAATATCATAGCCAGCCTTAGCAGTAGAATAGATGCCGTGACTTCTTTAAGCCCCTTAGATTTACAATTAAGACTTTCCAGCATTACTACTCTTACGTGTTTCTGTATGCGAATTTGTTTCTGTATGCGAATAGATGCCGTGACAAATATCATTACGGTTGTCACTGTTTGATTTCAATATTGATCTAGTGGTGGTAGAGTTGGCCCCGTATTTGAACTCAATCAATTGGGGAAATCAAAGATTTCTATAAAGGAAAGGCTACTTTTATTCAGAAAACTCGAAAGGATTGTCAACCATTGATGTGTGCATGAATGGTCGAGAAAACCCTTTTCATTGTATATATGATATTCTTTAAACAAACTAAACAAACAGAATCCAGATGGTAAAATTTGGGAAAAGCAGTGAGTCCTAACACAACACAATTCTGAAGGTGATCATGGTACAAAACTCAAAGTAGTAAAATTTTGATGCCTTCTTTCAGGTCTTACTAGAACTTCCTTGCACccaatccaaaaaataaaattaaaaataagaaaaactttGTAGCATTCGAGTTTGAAGCCCATAGGAACATTGTAACATAACACACTAAATTTCTATTTGGCAATTGAAATGACAGACCACTATATATTCTTTTCCTGTATCTACTTACATATATGGATAGAGAAGAGAAGGTACaattacaaaagaagaaattaactCTGCTGCAGGCCTTTGCTACTACTTGGGTTCAATCTTCGCCGAAACTGCGTATCCACCACTGTAATCAAAGGCACCAGTGCTGTCATTCACTTCCTTTTTCGGCAAGCCATCGTTGTATGGATGCTTAGGAGCTCCTTTTGATGCTGCAAATTCTGTGGCTGATGAAGATGCTGACGTTGAGTTTGTGTTCATGCCATCATTCTGCAGAATGGTTTCAATAGCCTTCACAAGCTCACTCATTGTGGGGCGGTCTGCAGCTGATTCTTCAACGCATTGCAGGGCCAGCTCCAGGAACCTCCCAAACCCAATAAGGGTTCCAGAGTTTCGAATGCTTCGATCCATTAACTCCCTCAAACCATAGTGTTCTTCATCATTCTTGTCCATCATCAATCTTACCTCACGGACGATGTATTTTCCCTTCTCAATAGGCTGCCTAGCCGTTATCAATTCAAGCATCACCACTCCAAAGCTGTATACATCACTCTTCTCAGTTAACTGTTGAGTCATGTAGTATTCAGGATCAAGATATCCCTGCAAGAACAAAACAGAAACTTAAAGAGTAAAAACTCAAGAATGTGTCAATGGGATGAATATATGTTGAAATGCTAATAACGTAAAGCTTACCAGTGTGCCTTTGACCTGAGTTGAGACATGCCCTTTTCCACCGTCAGCTACCAGCTTGGACAAGCCAAAATCTGCAACCTTCGCAGTTAAATGTTCGTCTAATAGAATGTTGGTGGACTTGACATCTCTGTGAATTATAGGAGGATTTGCAAGCTCATGTAGGTAAGCTAGTCCTCTTGCCGAGCCAAGAGTGATGCGGAGTCTCCTCTTCCAATCAAGATGAATACCAGATCTCCCTGCAATTCATATTTAAGCAAAGGTGAAGTTGGTAACTATGTCTATTGCAAACAAGTTATCTCTATGCAATATGAAATAGCTGAGAGTAAAATCTTTGAACTAACCTGACAAGCTTTCCCTGAGTGTTCCATTAGGCATAAACTCATAAACCAGCATCTGTTCTCCTTGTTcaaaacaaaatcccaaaaggCCAACAACATTTTTGTGATGAACTCGCGAGAGCAACTCGATTTCAGTCTTGAACTCAAGGCCACCCTGCATTGATCCTTGCTGAGCTCTTTTGATTGCCACCACTTGTCCATCAGAAAGCATGCCCCTGTAAACCTATGGACAACCAACCaaaaggtgaaaaaaaaaaacatcctTTAACTTGAAGCAGAATTTCATAGATGTTACTGAAATACTTGAATTAATATACCTTCCCGTATCCACCAGATCCTATCTCATTACTGTCAGAGAAATTATTTGTGCATTTCTTAAgctcatcaaaagaaaaacatctTGCTCCCTTTAACTGTGGTGCACCACCACTGTCTTTTCCGCTTGGTGCCCAAGAAGCTAGAAGATAGAGAAAAGGAGTGATATAAGCAAACCAACTTCTAATGTCAATGACAGAATTTCAATGTATCCAATCATAAACAACAAGAATAATTAATTACCAAAAGGTCGGCTTAATCCAATGGCTCTTTCTGCACGTTTCTTTTGCCTAATGGCATATATTCCCACTACCACGAGGCCCAGTACAAGAACTACACAACTAACTGATATCCCAATAATAACACCAGTGCTCATAGAACTTTTATTCCCACCTGAAacaattttgggtttttattgtCAGTTTAATCAATCTTCTAATGCAGGGAAATGGCATACGAAGTAACGATGCGATTTAAATTACCTGGGAAAGTATAAGGAGctggaataaaataatagggtcCAAACTCCTCCGGTGGCTTGTAAGTTTGGTTGctcaaatcaaaaccaatcCTTATAATCTCTGACCTATTAAAATACATTCCTGTAGGTGGAAAGAGTGCCAGCTGAATTTGAAGATAGTCATTAATGTCGAAGAaagggttttcaagagaaacTGAACCAGGAGTGAGGCCAAGTTTATCCCATAGACTCATTTCTAGTGCGTGAAACATATTCACATTTGACAATTCCCTGAAAGAGGGTGCTCTGAAATACAATGTTCCTTCAAAAGGATATGCACATTGACAACTCTGAGGGCTGAGCTTCTGATTATCGGGGCATGTAATGCGTGCACAATTTGAGCTAGTAGTATACGTTTCTGTATCTTGTTGCGGAAGCTGACAGAATGAATTTGAGCTAGTTCCATTGGTGCAAACTGGGTTCCCTACAAGTCtgcaatatttaaaaatgacaACTAAGAATGGTGTTGAAAAATACACAACCATAGAAAATCAAGATCAAGGCCCATGAACTGTCTCACATTAATGTATGTTTGTATTCATAACCCAGAGTTATTTTAGGAATCTGATTGTTCTGCAGATCAACAAGCTGCAGTTGTGGACTGATGCTATCACCCAAGTTCAATGTATCATTAAACGCATTGTTTTTCAGTTTCCTGTCAAGGGTTAGAAAAAAACATGAATGGCAAGTTTCCTAAAATTACAGTCAAAACTTGAAGCTTTCTTCAGTATTCTCCTTAAACTTACACTTGCTGCAATGATGCGATGCCGAACATTTTCTCTGGCACAGTCCCTTCAAGTGCTCCAAATTCTAAAACGctgtgttccataaaagtagagaatttcaacaaaaaattacaacaaagTTTTCAGGGTGTCCTTTTCCAAGACTCATTCATAGATACTAACACATTTTTGTGTAACCTCCTAAGGACTTACATAGTGGTGATTGAGGGTAAGTTTGAGAACCAAAGTGGAGCTTCTGATGGGTCAAATGAGTTGTTACTCAGGTCTCTGGAGTAAAATCATTAGGATTTATCAGTACAACAAAAGAACAACTTGCAGgaaacttgaaacttgaaatgaCAGCTCCATGCCATCTTACTCACACAGTAAGGAGGGACCTCATTCCAGTTAAGTCAGGTAAAGGGCCTGTCAATTTGTTGTGAGCCAAATTTCTGGAAGAGAACAAAAACTCATGTAAAAGATGATTAAGAATAATTAAGGTAACTGTTAACAGCACATTAGAATATCCTCTTAGAGACTTGATACTCACAGTTCATTGACATGTGTTAGGTTGGTGATATTTGAGGGGACATTTCCTGTCAGAGCATTTCTATCAAGCCGACTGTTGCAAACAAGAAGGTTTTGAATCCAATAAGTATCAAGAAGCAGAAACTTATATGtgaaagaataacaaaatCGAGCTGTTTTTGTACTCACAGAATCTCAAGAGTCTGAACTAGTGCTATGGTTGATGGAATCTCCCCAATAAATTGATTTCCATCAAACAAACTGCAGTTGAAGAATGACAAGCAGTTAGATAAATATAAGTACAGAACATAAACTGATAGATGGCATCTggctaaattaaaaaaatgatcgAAGGGATCAACTTACATGTGTATCAGTTTCATCTCAGAGCTGAAAAGTTTGGGATGAATGGTACCTGAAAGCTGGTTCTTGCTGAAATGGCTGCATGTCCATATTATCAGTTTAATGTTTATGCAATAAGCAATGGCATAATCCCTATTAGAATTTCATCTTTTCACAATGAAGAGAGTTTGGGAAATGGAAAAATACTCACAAGTGTTCAGCCTTCAATAGTTTGTCTAAGCCTGAGGTAACGGGGGTTGAAATTGGTAGAGTTCCAGTCAACTGATTGTCTACCAGGTCCAACCAGAGAAGATTGGAGAGGTTACCCAAAGAAGGAGGTATTTGACCAGTAAATTTATTTGTATTCAGAGCCctgaaaagaacaaaagattTATATAAagttgggaaagaaaaaacttaaaatgGTTTGCACTAACAGTATGATTATCAATTCAATTCTTACAAGAAAGTTAGCTCTCCAAGATTGCCCAATTCCTCTGGAATATTGCCACTGAAGCCGCAGCCAGCTAGGATCCTAAAAGATGAAAAGAGTCTTGTATACTTATCCAATATAAAAACTTATATTGCATATACAAAGTTCAAAAGGTGCAAATATGAAAATTGCTTGCTAATTTGTTCTTACAGGATATTTAACTTGCTCAGATCTCCTAATCGTGGAGACAGAGAACCCGTGAGGCCTTTGTTGAATGAAAGGTCCCTGCAATGTTAACGTTTCTACTTCGTTACAAAAAGGATGCCATGCTAATCAAAGATTGAGTGATAACAAAATAATTGATActgcaaaagaaatatgtttTATGCATATGTTTACATACTGAATCTGTTGCATTGCATCTGGGTTCAATTCATAATGTGCTGCAAACATAATGCTGGTACAAAGAGGAGCAATTATACTCACAAGGATATTAATTCAGAGAGTCCCCCGATATCGCCTTCAATTTGTCCTTTCAAGTCCATTGCTGATAATCCCCTGCACATAAAAAAGTGCAAGGTTGAAAATTTGTGTAAGAAAGTAAGTCACCAATGCCCAGAACTACAAGGATCCcatgaaaattcaaagatGAACAATGCTCACAATGCGGTCACCCTCGAATTGTTGCAGGTGACTCCTTCCCAGTTCATTCCACAGGGATCATTTGACTTGTCGTTCCAGCTGGGTGGAAGATTCGTCCATGCCCCCTTCAAGGATATGAAAACAGCAGCTGGACCAACAGACTTACAAATCAATCTACTACCTTAACACAAAGTTTGTACACACCTATGTGCAGGATATTCAACTTACAATCAAAATTTAGCCAAAACATTAAGAAAAGCTTGCATTAAACACCAACTAAAATGACTAATTACCAAGTTTGCATGCAAAAACATGAGAAACAGGAGGATCAACATGATATTGCAAAGTCTTTCCTAAGTCAACGCATATCCAGGCCAAAGCTCAAACTACCAAAACCCCAATTTCCCATTAACTAGGAAATCAATAATGGACAAATAAACATTTAGATTTGAGACCATACCATCACCGGGGTCTGTTTCAGAAAAGATCATATGAATCCCAGCAGAGCAGAAAGCCAGAAAGAGCAGCAACCGCATGGTTGCCATGGTGGTGAAGGAGCAAGCAAATCAAGTAAACTGGTGCCTCTGTGAGGCTGATCAGCTAGTAAGCAGAGGTCAAAAAAAGCACATTTCTATTTACCCCAGATGGTCAAAAAAGCACTTTTCAAAGACTTCCCTCCACACAGACACAcccttcaattcaattccttccATTCTACCAACTACACCACTtgaagatttttatttaatgagtccTTGAcagcatgcatgcatgtatgTACATGCGCATGTACATGTTCCCACCAATTCAGAACAAGTTTTGCTTTGAAAGCTTGATTTGGTGAGTCGGGTTTTTTCAACTGTCTTCAAAAAATACTTGCAGGCACgcagagagagatagagagatagagagagagagaacagaaAAAGATTTGGGTTGGCCCCTTTGAGCTTCTTTTAAATGATTAAGCCTTGTCTTAGAAGCCAACCTTTGGCCTTAACAATAAGCACCTTCCACTAGcaaaaaaaacccaccaaCCGAAATCATCACACAAAGTCCAAAAAAACATCATCATCTTTCCTCTATCAAAATCATCTTATtgcagcaaaaaaaaaaaaaaaaatgtggagGTTTTACCGTTTCCTCCGCCCGCCCGCGCATTTTCAGAGGACAAGTCACATAATACAAACAACAGTTAAGCAGAAACAACTCTCTCATGAGCAAAGCTAGCATCTTTCGAATGGGGACAAAGCTACACAATTCTGAATATACGCCTAGAGTCTCcactttttaatcaaattttaattaattaattaagttcCAACTTGCATTGATATAATTTAACTAGGTCATTCAATGCGTACAGTTGGCTTTAGGTGAAAATGGGTCCCACAAGCTGACATGAAAATCAAGGCTCTCGGGGGCGTGGCCGGGACCAATTCATGGTTTGATCCACTTTCGTGTTGAATGGATGAAAAGATTTTCATTTTCGTAAGAAATGGATAAAGACAAGACCTTTGTAACTCAATGTTTTGCCTCACTAGGTGGTGGCAGGTGAGGCCATTTTTTATGGTGGTAGG comes from Prunus dulcis chromosome 6, ALMONDv2, whole genome shotgun sequence and encodes:
- the LOC117632725 gene encoding probable leucine-rich repeat receptor-like protein kinase At5g49770 yields the protein MAGFLLKGSYGGGSFDLSISLVAVFVVVSSSSSSSEGRMRMLLFLAIFYSAGICMISSVTDPNDAAVLLSLKNSWQNTPPSWDKSNDPCDSRWEGVTCNNSRVSGLGLSNMSLKGKLYGDIGGLTELRSLDLSFNPGLTGPLFPRLGNLKNLSILILAGCSFNGEIPDELGNLAELSFLALNSNNFSGAIPPSLGKLPKLYWLDLADNQLTGTIPISTYHSPGLDLLLKAKHFHLNKNQLSGIIPSKLFSSKMALIHLLLDGNRFTGTIPVTLGLIKTLEVLRLDTNALAGSVPSDLNNLTNVNELNLAHNYLSGPLPDLSGMNSLNYVDLSNNSFDPSEAPLWFSTLPSLTTLTMEFGSLQGVVPEKLFSLPNLQLVKLKYNAFNDTLNMGDSINPQLQLVDLQNNQISRISLGYEYKNTLILVGNPVCTNGTSSNSFCQLPQQDTETYTTSSNCARITCPDNQKLSPQSCQCAYPFEGTLYFRAPSFRELSNVNMFHALEMSLWDKLGLTPGSVSLENPFFDINDYLQIQLALFPPTGMYFNRSEIIRIGFDLSNQTYKPPEEFGPYYFIPAPYTFPGGNKSSMSTGVIIGISVSCVVLVLGLVVVGIYAIRQKKRAERAIGLSRPFASWAPSGKDSGGAPQLKGARCFSFDELKKCTNNFSDSNEIGSGGYGKVYRGMLSDGQVVAIKRAQQGSMQGGLEFKTEIELLSRVHHKNVVGLLGFCFEQGEQMLVYEFMPNGTLRESLSGRSGIHLDWKRRLRITLGSARGLAYLHELANPPIIHRDVKSTNILLDEHLTAKVADFGLSKLVADGGKGHVSTQVKGTLGYLDPEYYMTQQLTEKSDVYSFGVVMLELITARQPIEKGKYIVREVRLMMDKNDEEHYGLRELMDRSIRNSGTLIGFGRFLELALQCVEESAADRPTMSELVKAIETILQNDGMNTNSTSASSSATEFAASKGAPKHPYNDGLPKKEVNDSTGAFDYSGGYAVSAKIEPK